A region from the Pseudomonas promysalinigenes genome encodes:
- the rpsC gene encoding 30S ribosomal protein S3, producing the protein MGQKVHPTGIRLGIVKEHTSVWYADGATYADYLLKDLKTREYLQDKLKSASVSRIDIHRPAQTARITIHTARPGIVIGKKGEDVEKLRQDLTKQMGVPVHINIEEIRKPELDAMLVAQSVAQQLERRVMFRRAMKRAVQNAMRIGAKGIKIQVSGRLGGAEIARTEWYREGRVPLHTLRADIDYNTYEAHTTYGVIGVKVWIFKGEVIGGRQEELKPQAPAPRKKAAK; encoded by the coding sequence ATGGGTCAGAAAGTACATCCCACTGGCATTCGCCTGGGAATCGTCAAGGAGCACACCTCCGTCTGGTACGCAGACGGTGCTACTTACGCAGATTACCTGTTGAAGGATCTGAAAACGCGTGAGTACCTCCAAGACAAACTAAAAAGCGCGTCCGTAAGCCGTATCGATATTCATCGTCCGGCTCAAACTGCACGCATCACCATCCACACGGCTCGTCCCGGTATCGTTATCGGTAAGAAAGGTGAGGATGTCGAGAAGCTGCGTCAGGACCTGACCAAGCAGATGGGTGTGCCTGTGCACATCAACATCGAAGAGATCCGCAAGCCGGAACTCGACGCTATGCTGGTTGCGCAGAGCGTAGCTCAGCAGCTGGAACGCCGCGTAATGTTCCGTCGCGCCATGAAGCGCGCCGTGCAGAACGCCATGCGTATTGGTGCCAAGGGCATCAAGATCCAGGTGAGCGGTCGTCTCGGCGGTGCTGAGATTGCTCGTACCGAGTGGTATCGCGAAGGTCGTGTGCCGCTGCACACCCTGCGTGCCGATATCGACTACAACACCTACGAAGCTCACACCACTTACGGTGTGATCGGTGTGAAGGTTTGGATCTTCAAAGGCGAAGTTATTGGTGGTCGCCAAGAAGAACTGAAACCACAAGCACCAGCGCCTCGTAAAAAAGCTGCTAAGTAA
- the rplP gene encoding 50S ribosomal protein L16, with product MLQPKRTKFRKQMTGHNRGLALRGSKVSFGEFALKAVARGRLTARQIESARRALTRHVKRGGKIWIRVFPDKPISKKPLEVRMGKGKGSVEYWVAQIQPGKVLYEIEGVSEELAREAFALAAAKLPLATSFVKRTVM from the coding sequence ATGTTGCAACCAAAGCGTACAAAATTCCGCAAGCAGATGACCGGCCACAACCGTGGTCTGGCACTGCGCGGTAGCAAAGTCAGCTTCGGCGAATTCGCCCTGAAAGCTGTTGCTCGCGGTCGCCTCACCGCCCGCCAGATCGAGTCCGCACGTCGTGCGCTGACCCGTCACGTTAAGCGTGGCGGCAAGATCTGGATCCGCGTGTTCCCGGACAAGCCGATCTCCAAGAAGCCTCTCGAGGTTCGTATGGGTAAAGGTAAAGGCTCCGTGGAATACTGGGTTGCCCAGATCCAGCCAGGCAAAGTCCTGTACGAGATCGAGGGTGTTTCTGAAGAGCTGGCGCGTGAAGCTTTCGCCCTGGCTGCTGCAAAGCTGCCTCTCGCCACCTCCTTTGTTAAGCGGACGGTGATGTGA
- the rpmC gene encoding 50S ribosomal protein L29 — MKANELREKSAQQLNEQLLGLLRDQFNLRMQKATGQLGQSHLLSQVKRDIARVKTVLNQQAGK; from the coding sequence ATGAAAGCGAATGAACTTCGTGAAAAATCTGCACAGCAATTGAATGAGCAACTGCTCGGCTTGCTGCGCGACCAGTTCAATCTGCGTATGCAGAAAGCAACTGGCCAGTTGGGGCAGTCGCACCTGCTCTCGCAAGTTAAGCGTGACATCGCTCGCGTGAAAACTGTGCTTAACCAGCAGGCAGGTAAGTGA
- the rpsQ gene encoding 30S ribosomal protein S17, whose amino-acid sequence MAEAEKTVRTLTGRVVSDKMDKTITVLIERRVKHPIYGKYVKRSTKLHAHDETNQCKIGDKVSITETRPLAKTKSWALVEVLERAVEV is encoded by the coding sequence ATGGCTGAAGCTGAAAAAACCGTCCGTACGCTGACTGGCCGTGTCGTCAGCGACAAAATGGACAAGACCATCACCGTTCTGATCGAGCGTCGCGTAAAGCACCCGATCTACGGTAAATACGTTAAGCGTTCGACTAAGCTGCACGCGCACGACGAAACCAACCAGTGCAAGATCGGCGACAAAGTTTCGATTACCGAAACTCGTCCGCTGGCCAAGACCAAGTCCTGGGCACTGGTTGAAGTCCTCGAACGCGCTGTTGAAGTCTAA
- the rplN gene encoding 50S ribosomal protein L14, translating to MIQTQSMLDVADNSGARRVMCIKVLGGSHRRYAGIGDIIKVTVKEAIPRGKVKKGQVMTAVVVRTRHGVRRADGSIIRFDGNAAVLLNTKQEPIGTRIFGPVTRELRTEKFMKIVSLAPEVL from the coding sequence ATGATTCAGACTCAATCCATGCTCGATGTGGCCGATAACAGCGGCGCTCGTCGCGTCATGTGCATCAAGGTACTCGGCGGTTCGCACCGCCGTTACGCCGGCATCGGTGACATCATCAAAGTAACCGTCAAGGAAGCTATTCCGCGCGGTAAGGTCAAAAAAGGCCAGGTGATGACTGCTGTTGTCGTCCGTACCCGTCACGGTGTACGTCGCGCTGACGGTTCCATCATTCGTTTCGACGGCAACGCTGCTGTTCTGCTGAACACCAAGCAAGAGCCGATCGGCACTCGCATCTTCGGGCCAGTGACCCGTGAACTTCGTACTGAGAAGTTCATGAAGATCGTCTCGCTCGCCCCTGAAGTGCTGTAA
- the rplX gene encoding 50S ribosomal protein L24 encodes MQKIRRDDEIIVIAGKDKGKRGKVLKVLADDRLVVGGVNLVKRHTKPNPMAGVQGGIVEKEAPLHASNVAIFNGETNKADRVGFKVEDGKKIRVFKSTQKAVDA; translated from the coding sequence ATGCAAAAGATTCGTCGTGACGACGAGATCATCGTGATCGCCGGCAAAGACAAAGGTAAGCGCGGTAAGGTGCTGAAGGTTCTGGCTGATGACCGTCTGGTCGTTGGCGGTGTGAACCTGGTCAAGCGTCATACCAAGCCTAACCCGATGGCGGGCGTACAGGGCGGTATCGTCGAAAAAGAAGCGCCTCTGCACGCTTCCAACGTTGCCATCTTCAACGGTGAAACCAACAAGGCTGACCGCGTTGGTTTCAAAGTAGAAGACGGTAAGAAAATTCGTGTCTTCAAGTCGACCCAAAAAGCGGTTGATGCTTGA
- the rplE gene encoding 50S ribosomal protein L5, whose protein sequence is MARLKEIYRNEIAPKLKEELKLSNVMEVPRVTKITLNMGLGEAIGDKKVIEHAVADLEKITGQKPVVTFARKSIAGFKVREGWPIGVKVTLRSDKMYEFLDRLLAISLPRVRDFRGLNAKSFDGRGNYSMGVKEQIIFPEIDYDKIDALRGLDITLTTTARSDDEGRALLRAFKFPFRN, encoded by the coding sequence ATGGCACGACTGAAAGAGATTTACCGGAACGAAATCGCTCCAAAGCTTAAGGAAGAACTTAAGCTGTCGAACGTGATGGAAGTTCCGCGCGTTACCAAAATCACCCTGAACATGGGTCTGGGCGAAGCGATCGGTGACAAGAAAGTCATCGAGCACGCTGTTGCCGACCTGGAAAAGATCACCGGTCAAAAGCCGGTCGTGACTTTCGCTCGTAAATCCATCGCTGGCTTCAAAGTCCGTGAAGGATGGCCTATCGGTGTCAAGGTGACCCTGCGTAGCGACAAGATGTACGAATTCCTGGACCGCCTGCTGGCGATCTCCCTGCCTCGGGTCCGCGACTTCCGCGGCCTGAATGCCAAGTCCTTCGATGGCCGTGGCAACTACAGCATGGGCGTGAAAGAGCAGATCATCTTCCCGGAAATCGATTACGACAAGATCGATGCTCTGCGCGGTTTGGACATCACCCTGACCACCACTGCTCGTTCGGATGACGAAGGCCGCGCTCTGCTGCGTGCATTCAAATTCCCGTTCCGCAACTGA
- the rpsN gene encoding 30S ribosomal protein S14 → MAKKSMKNRELKRQLTVAKFAKKRAELKATIVNLNASPEERFAAVVALQKQPRDASASRLRNRCRLTGRPHGVYRKFGLGRNMLRQAAMRGDVPGLVKASW, encoded by the coding sequence ATGGCCAAGAAGAGCATGAAAAACCGCGAGCTGAAGCGTCAGCTCACGGTAGCCAAGTTCGCTAAGAAGCGTGCTGAGCTGAAAGCGACCATCGTCAACCTGAACGCCTCTCCAGAAGAGCGTTTCGCTGCCGTTGTCGCTCTGCAGAAGCAGCCACGTGATGCCAGCGCTTCGCGTCTGCGCAACCGTTGCCGCCTGACCGGTCGTCCTCACGGTGTATACCGTAAGTTCGGCCTGGGCCGTAACATGCTGCGTCAAGCTGCAATGCGCGGTGACGTACCAGGTCTGGTCAAGGCCTCCTGGTAA
- the rpsH gene encoding 30S ribosomal protein S8, which produces MSMQDPLADMLTRIRNAQMAEKSVVSMPSSTLKVAVAKVLKDEGYIAGYQVTGEAKPSLSIELKYFEGRPVIEELKRSSRPGLRQYKSVTELPKVRGGLGVSIVSTNKGVMTDRAARAAGVGGEVLCTVF; this is translated from the coding sequence ATGAGTATGCAGGACCCGTTAGCGGACATGCTAACTCGCATCCGTAATGCCCAGATGGCTGAAAAGTCCGTCGTAAGCATGCCTTCCTCTACCCTGAAGGTCGCGGTTGCCAAAGTTCTGAAGGACGAAGGTTACATCGCTGGCTACCAGGTTACTGGCGAAGCCAAGCCTTCCCTGTCGATCGAACTGAAGTACTTCGAAGGCCGTCCGGTCATCGAAGAACTGAAGCGCTCCAGCCGTCCAGGCCTGCGCCAGTACAAGTCCGTCACTGAGCTGCCGAAAGTACGTGGTGGCCTGGGCGTGTCTATTGTCTCCACCAACAAAGGTGTGATGACTGATCGCGCTGCGCGCGCTGCCGGTGTCGGCGGCGAAGTTCTCTGCACAGTGTTCTAA
- the rplF gene encoding 50S ribosomal protein L6, whose amino-acid sequence MSRVAKNPVKLPSGVEVKFAGQQLSVKGAKGTLELNVHSSVEVTEESGELRFVARNGDQQARAMAGTTRALVNNMVQGVSQGFERKLQLVGVGYKAQAKGTVLNLALGFSHPVDYELPAGITAETPSQTDILIKGIDKQLVGQVAAEIRGFRPPEPYKGKGVRYADEVVRRKEAKKK is encoded by the coding sequence ATGTCTCGCGTCGCTAAGAACCCCGTTAAGCTGCCATCCGGTGTCGAAGTCAAATTCGCCGGTCAGCAGCTTTCGGTGAAGGGTGCCAAAGGCACTCTCGAACTGAACGTTCACTCGTCTGTTGAAGTTACCGAAGAGTCTGGTGAGCTGCGTTTCGTCGCTCGCAATGGTGACCAGCAAGCTCGTGCCATGGCCGGTACTACCCGCGCTCTGGTGAACAACATGGTCCAAGGCGTAAGCCAAGGCTTCGAGCGCAAGCTCCAGCTGGTCGGTGTTGGTTACAAGGCACAGGCCAAAGGCACCGTCCTGAACCTGGCCCTGGGCTTCTCTCACCCAGTGGACTACGAACTGCCAGCCGGTATCACCGCTGAAACTCCTAGCCAGACCGACATCCTGATCAAGGGTATCGACAAGCAGCTGGTAGGTCAGGTGGCCGCTGAAATCCGCGGGTTCCGTCCGCCAGAGCCTTACAAAGGCAAAGGTGTGCGTTACGCGGACGAAGTAGTCCGTCGTAAAGAAGCCAAGAAGAAGTAG
- the rplR gene encoding 50S ribosomal protein L18: MTDKKVIRLRRARKARLKMHELEVVRLCVFRSSQHIYAQVISADGSKVLASASTLDKDLRDGATGNIDAATKVGKLVAERAKAAGVSQVAFDRSGFKYHGRVKALADAAREGGLEF; encoded by the coding sequence ATGACCGACAAAAAAGTTATCCGACTGCGTCGCGCTCGCAAAGCACGCCTCAAGATGCACGAACTCGAAGTCGTGCGCCTGTGCGTGTTCCGCTCCTCGCAGCACATCTACGCCCAGGTCATTTCGGCCGACGGCAGCAAGGTTCTGGCAAGCGCCTCGACCTTGGACAAAGACCTGCGTGATGGCGCCACTGGCAACATCGACGCGGCCACTAAGGTTGGCAAGCTGGTAGCTGAGCGCGCGAAAGCCGCCGGTGTATCTCAAGTTGCCTTTGACCGTTCCGGCTTCAAGTACCATGGCCGCGTCAAAGCGCTGGCTGATGCTGCTCGTGAAGGCGGGCTGGAGTTCTAA
- the rpsE gene encoding 30S ribosomal protein S5, producing MANNDQKRDEGYIEKLVQVNRVAKTVKGGRIFTFTALTVVGDGKGRVGFGRGKSREVPAAIQKAMEAARRNMIQVDLKGTTLQYATKAAHGASKVYMQPASEGTGIIAGGAMRAVLEVAGVQNVLAKCYGSTNPVNVVYATFKGLKAMQSPESIAAKRGKSVEEIF from the coding sequence ATGGCAAATAACGATCAAAAGCGCGACGAAGGCTACATCGAGAAGCTGGTTCAAGTTAACCGCGTAGCAAAAACCGTTAAAGGCGGCCGCATCTTCACCTTCACCGCACTGACCGTGGTTGGTGATGGCAAGGGTCGTGTAGGTTTTGGCCGTGGTAAATCGCGCGAAGTTCCTGCTGCAATCCAGAAAGCCATGGAAGCTGCTCGTCGCAACATGATTCAGGTTGACCTGAAGGGCACCACTCTGCAGTACGCCACCAAGGCCGCCCACGGCGCCTCGAAGGTTTACATGCAGCCTGCCTCGGAAGGTACCGGTATCATCGCCGGCGGCGCAATGCGTGCCGTCCTGGAAGTTGCTGGCGTTCAGAACGTCCTGGCCAAGTGCTACGGTTCGACCAACCCAGTGAACGTGGTTTATGCCACCTTCAAGGGTCTGAAAGCCATGCAATCTCCTGAGTCCATTGCTGCCAAGCGCGGCAAGAGCGTTGAGGAGATCTTCTAA
- the rpmD gene encoding 50S ribosomal protein L30 produces MATVKVTLIKSVSGRLPNHKLCVKGLGLRRIGHTVEVQDTPENRGMINKAYYMLKVEG; encoded by the coding sequence ATGGCAACCGTAAAAGTTACGCTGATCAAGAGCGTCTCGGGCCGCCTGCCTAACCACAAACTGTGCGTTAAAGGTCTGGGTCTGCGTCGCATCGGTCACACTGTAGAAGTCCAAGATACTCCCGAAAACCGCGGGATGATCAACAAGGCTTACTACATGCTGAAGGTCGAGGGTTAA
- the rplO gene encoding 50S ribosomal protein L15, with protein MKLNDLSPAPGSRREKHRPGRGIGSGLGKTGGRGHKGQTSRSGGSIAPGFEGGQQPLHRRLPKFGFVSLKAMDRAEVRLSELAKVEGDVVSVQSLKDANVIGQNVQRVKIMLSGEVTRAVTIKGIAATKGARAAIEAAGGKFEE; from the coding sequence ATGAAACTCAATGATCTGAGTCCAGCGCCGGGTTCCCGTCGCGAGAAGCATCGTCCAGGTCGTGGTATCGGTAGCGGTCTGGGTAAGACTGGCGGCCGCGGCCACAAAGGTCAGACCTCCCGTTCCGGTGGTTCGATCGCTCCTGGCTTCGAAGGCGGTCAACAGCCGCTGCACCGTCGTCTGCCGAAGTTCGGCTTCGTTTCCCTGAAAGCCATGGACCGCGCTGAAGTGCGTCTGTCCGAGCTGGCTAAAGTGGAAGGCGACGTGGTATCCGTGCAATCCCTGAAGGATGCCAACGTGATCGGCCAGAACGTACAGCGTGTGAAAATCATGCTGTCTGGCGAAGTCACTCGCGCAGTCACCATCAAGGGCATCGCAGCCACCAAGGGTGCGCGTGCGGCTATCGAAGCAGCTGGCGGCAAGTTCGAGGAATAA
- the secY gene encoding preprotein translocase subunit SecY — protein MAKQGALSSLGKGGMSELWARLRFLFMAIIVYRIGAHIPVPGINPDRLADLFRQNEGTILSLFNMFSGGALERMSIFALGIMPYISASIIMQLMTAVSPQLEQLKKEGEAGRRKISQYTRYGTVILALVQAIGMSIGLANQGVAFSAGLGFYVVAVSTFVAGAMFMMWLGEQITERGVGNGISMLIFAGIVAGLPRAIGQSFESARTGDINIFALVAIGLLAVAIIGFVVFIERGQRRIAVHYAKRQQGRKVFAAQTSHLPLKVNMAGVIPAIFASSILLFPASLGAWFGQSEGMGWLQDVSQSIAPGQPLNILLFSAGIIFFCFFYTALMFNPKDVAENLKKSGAFIPGIRPGEQSARYIDGVLTRLTMFGALYMMAVCLLPQFLVVAANVPFYLGGTSLLIVVVVVMDFMSQVQSHLVSHQYESLMKKANLKGYGGSGLLR, from the coding sequence ATGGCTAAGCAAGGTGCTCTCTCTTCGCTCGGTAAGGGCGGGATGTCGGAACTCTGGGCTCGTCTGCGCTTTCTGTTCATGGCGATCATCGTCTATCGGATAGGTGCGCATATCCCGGTTCCAGGCATCAATCCAGACCGTCTGGCGGATCTGTTTCGGCAGAATGAGGGGACCATTCTTAGCTTGTTCAACATGTTTTCCGGTGGCGCGCTCGAACGCATGAGCATCTTTGCATTGGGGATCATGCCGTACATTTCGGCATCGATCATCATGCAGCTGATGACTGCGGTCAGCCCGCAACTGGAGCAGTTGAAGAAGGAAGGTGAAGCTGGCCGTCGCAAGATCAGCCAGTACACCCGCTACGGCACCGTTATCCTGGCATTGGTTCAAGCCATTGGCATGTCCATTGGCTTGGCCAACCAGGGCGTGGCGTTTTCTGCAGGGCTCGGCTTCTATGTCGTTGCCGTCTCCACTTTCGTGGCGGGCGCAATGTTCATGATGTGGCTGGGCGAGCAGATCACCGAGCGCGGTGTGGGCAACGGTATCTCGATGTTGATCTTCGCGGGTATCGTTGCCGGTCTTCCGAGAGCAATCGGGCAGTCTTTCGAGTCTGCGCGCACAGGCGATATCAACATTTTCGCCCTGGTCGCTATCGGTTTGCTTGCAGTAGCGATCATCGGTTTCGTGGTGTTCATTGAGCGTGGTCAGCGTCGTATCGCCGTTCACTACGCCAAGCGTCAGCAGGGCCGCAAGGTCTTCGCCGCGCAGACCAGCCACTTGCCGTTGAAAGTGAATATGGCGGGGGTCATCCCGGCCATCTTCGCGAGCAGCATTTTGCTGTTCCCGGCTTCGCTGGGTGCCTGGTTCGGTCAGTCCGAAGGTATGGGCTGGCTGCAGGACGTCTCGCAGTCGATCGCTCCTGGTCAGCCGTTGAACATTCTGCTGTTTAGTGCAGGGATCATTTTCTTCTGCTTCTTCTATACAGCGCTGATGTTCAACCCGAAAGACGTAGCGGAAAACCTGAAGAAGTCCGGTGCCTTTATTCCGGGTATCCGTCCTGGTGAACAGTCTGCGCGCTACATTGATGGCGTTCTGACTCGTCTGACCATGTTCGGTGCTCTTTACATGATGGCCGTCTGCCTTCTGCCCCAGTTCCTGGTGGTGGCAGCAAATGTGCCGTTCTACCTTGGCGGGACCTCGTTGCTGATTGTGGTAGTGGTTGTGATGGACTTCATGTCCCAAGTACAATCGCACCTCGTTTCGCACCAGTACGAATCCCTGATGAAGAAAGCCAACCTGAAAGGCTACGGTGGCAGCGGTCTGCTGCGCTGA
- the rpmJ gene encoding 50S ribosomal protein L36, translating to MKVRASVKKLCRNCKIIRREGVVRVICSAEPRHKQRQG from the coding sequence ATGAAAGTTCGTGCATCGGTGAAAAAGCTGTGCCGTAACTGCAAGATCATCCGTCGCGAAGGCGTCGTACGAGTGATCTGCAGCGCGGAACCGCGTCACAAACAGCGCCAAGGCTGA
- the rpsM gene encoding 30S ribosomal protein S13, translating to MARIAGVNIPDNKHTVISLTYIYGVGRTTAQKICADAGVNPAAKIKDLSDEQIETLRGEVAKFTTEGDLRRDVNMKIKRLMDLGCYRGLRHRKGLPVRGQRTKTNARTRKGPRKPIRK from the coding sequence ATGGCCCGTATTGCAGGCGTCAACATTCCAGATAACAAGCATACTGTTATCTCGCTGACCTACATCTATGGTGTCGGTCGCACAACTGCACAGAAGATTTGTGCAGACGCTGGTGTAAACCCAGCCGCAAAGATCAAGGATCTGAGCGACGAGCAAATCGAAACCCTGCGTGGCGAAGTCGCTAAGTTCACCACCGAAGGTGACCTGCGTCGTGACGTCAACATGAAGATCAAGCGCTTGATGGACCTGGGTTGCTACCGCGGCCTGCGTCATCGTAAAGGTCTGCCGGTTCGCGGTCAGCGCACCAAGACCAACGCACGCACCCGTAAGGGCCCGCGTAAGCCGATCCGCAAGTAA
- the rpsK gene encoding 30S ribosomal protein S11, giving the protein MAKPAARPRKKVKKTVVDGIAHIHASFNNTIVTITDRQGNALSWATSGGSGFRGSRKSTPFAAQIAAERAGQAALEYGLKNLDVNVKGPGPGRESAVRALNSCGYKIASITDVTPIPHNGCRPPKKRRV; this is encoded by the coding sequence ATGGCAAAACCTGCTGCTCGTCCTCGTAAAAAAGTCAAAAAGACAGTGGTTGATGGCATCGCCCACATCCACGCCTCTTTTAACAACACCATCGTGACCATCACCGACCGTCAGGGCAATGCATTGTCCTGGGCTACTTCCGGTGGTTCGGGTTTCCGTGGTTCGCGCAAATCCACCCCGTTCGCAGCTCAGATCGCTGCTGAGCGTGCTGGTCAAGCTGCGCTGGAATATGGTCTGAAAAACCTCGACGTAAACGTCAAGGGTCCAGGTCCAGGTCGTGAATCCGCCGTTCGTGCACTGAACAGCTGCGGCTACAAGATCGCCAGCATCACCGACGTGACGCCAATCCCGCACAACGGGTGCCGTCCGCCGAAGAAGCGTCGCGTGTAA
- the rpsD gene encoding 30S ribosomal protein S4: protein MARYIGPKCKLSRREGTDLFLKSGVRALESKCNIEAAPGIHGQRRGRQSDYGTQLREKQKVRRIYGVLERQFRGYYQAAASKKGATGENLLQLLECRLDNVVYRMGFGSTRSESRQLVSHKAISVNGKTVNIPSYQVRPGDVVAVREKSSNQLRIVQALELCAQRGRVEWVDVDSAKKSGVFKNVPARGDLSADINENLIVELYSK from the coding sequence ATGGCACGTTACATTGGTCCAAAATGCAAACTGTCTCGTCGTGAAGGCACCGACCTGTTCCTGAAGAGCGGCGTTCGCGCTCTGGAATCGAAGTGCAACATCGAAGCAGCCCCAGGTATCCACGGCCAGCGCCGTGGCCGTCAGTCCGACTACGGTACCCAGCTGCGCGAGAAACAAAAAGTTCGTCGTATCTATGGTGTTCTGGAGCGTCAGTTCCGCGGTTACTACCAAGCTGCTGCCTCGAAAAAAGGCGCAACCGGTGAGAACCTGCTGCAACTGCTCGAGTGCCGTCTGGATAACGTCGTTTACCGTATGGGCTTCGGCTCGACTCGTTCCGAGTCGCGTCAGCTGGTTTCGCACAAAGCGATCAGCGTCAACGGTAAGACTGTAAACATTCCATCCTACCAAGTTCGTCCGGGTGACGTGGTCGCGGTTCGCGAGAAGTCGTCGAACCAGCTGCGCATTGTTCAAGCCCTTGAACTGTGCGCCCAGCGTGGCCGAGTTGAGTGGGTAGACGTAGATTCCGCTAAAAAGTCGGGCGTTTTCAAGAACGTTCCAGCTCGTGGCGATCTGTCTGCCGACATCAACGAAAACCTGATTGTCGAGCTCTACTCCAAGTAA
- a CDS encoding DNA-directed RNA polymerase subunit alpha has product MQISVNEFLTPRHIDVQVVSPTRAKITLEPLERGFGHTLGNALRRILLSSMPGCAVVEAEIDGVLHEYSAIEGVQEDVIEILLNLKGLAIKLHGRDEVTLTLSKKGSGVVTAADIQLDHDVEIVNPDHVIANLASNGALNMKLTVARGRGYEPADSRQTDEDESRSIGRLQLDASFSPVRRIAYVVENARVEQRTNLDKLVIDLETNGTLDPEEAIRRAATILQQQLAAFVDLKGDSEPVVVEQEDEIDPILLRPVDDLELTVRSANCLKAENIYYIGDLIQRTEVELLKTPNLGKKSLTEIKDVLASRGLSLGMRLDNWPPASLKKDDKATA; this is encoded by the coding sequence ATGCAGATTTCGGTAAATGAGTTCCTGACTCCCCGCCACATTGATGTGCAGGTAGTCAGTCCGACCCGCGCCAAGATTACGCTCGAGCCTCTCGAGCGTGGTTTCGGCCATACCCTGGGCAACGCGCTGCGCCGCATCCTGTTGTCCTCCATGCCTGGCTGTGCAGTAGTCGAGGCCGAGATTGATGGTGTACTCCATGAGTACTCCGCGATCGAAGGTGTTCAGGAAGACGTAATTGAAATCCTGTTGAACCTGAAAGGCCTGGCTATCAAACTGCACGGTCGTGACGAAGTTACGCTGACCTTGTCGAAAAAGGGTTCGGGGGTGGTTACCGCTGCCGATATTCAGCTGGATCACGATGTCGAGATCGTCAACCCCGATCACGTAATCGCGAACCTGGCGTCCAACGGCGCCCTGAACATGAAGCTCACCGTAGCTCGTGGTCGCGGTTACGAGCCGGCTGACTCCCGTCAAACCGACGAAGACGAAAGCCGTAGCATTGGCCGTCTGCAGCTGGACGCTTCGTTCAGCCCGGTGCGTCGTATCGCCTATGTGGTCGAGAACGCCCGTGTTGAACAGCGTACCAACCTGGACAAGCTGGTCATTGATCTGGAAACCAACGGCACCCTGGATCCTGAAGAGGCTATCCGTCGCGCTGCGACCATCCTGCAACAGCAGTTGGCCGCGTTCGTCGACCTCAAAGGTGACAGCGAGCCTGTCGTAGTCGAGCAGGAAGACGAGATCGATCCGATCCTGCTGCGTCCGGTTGACGACCTGGAACTGACTGTACGTTCGGCCAACTGCCTCAAGGCGGAGAACATCTACTACATCGGCGACCTGATTCAGCGTACCGAAGTAGAGCTGTTGAAAACTCCTAACCTTGGCAAGAAGTCCCTGACTGAAATCAAGGACGTCCTGGCCTCTCGTGGTCTGTCTCTCGGCATGCGCCTCGACAACTGGCCGCCTGCAAGTCTTAAGAAAGACGACAAGGCGACCGCCTGA
- the rplQ gene encoding 50S ribosomal protein L17 — MRHRKSGRHLSRTSSHRKAMFQNMAVSLIEHELIKTTLPKAKELRRVAEPLITLAKEDSVANRRLAFDRTRSKTAVGKLFNDLGKRYATRQGGYLRILKCGFRAGDNAPMAYVELVDRPVGGAVEAAE, encoded by the coding sequence ATGCGTCATCGTAAAAGTGGACGTCACCTGAGCCGTACCAGCTCTCACCGCAAGGCTATGTTCCAGAACATGGCAGTGTCGTTGATCGAGCACGAGCTGATCAAAACCACCCTGCCGAAAGCCAAGGAACTGCGCCGCGTTGCCGAGCCGCTGATCACCCTGGCCAAGGAAGACAGCGTTGCTAACCGTCGTCTGGCCTTCGATCGTACCCGTTCGAAGACTGCCGTTGGCAAACTGTTCAACGACCTGGGCAAGCGTTACGCCACTCGTCAGGGCGGCTACCTGCGCATCCTGAAGTGCGGTTTCCGCGCTGGCGACAACGCGCCTATGGCGTACGTCGAGCTGGTTGATCGTCCGGTCGGCGGTGCTGTAGAAGCTGCTGAGTAA